CAGCTACGGATGCTAACCCACCAGTCATAACAGCGAATAATTCAGAATTCGTCATTTTATTTAAAAATGGTGCTACTACGAGCGGTGCTTCCGTTTGACCCACAAAAATATTGGCTGCTGCAGACATGGATTCCGCTTTTCTTGTCCCTAACAATTTTGCTAAGCCACCGCCAAGAAACTTAATGAAGACTTGCATCACCTTTATGTAATATAAAACAGAAATTAAAGCAGAGAAAAAGATGACGACCGGAAGTATTTGAAATGCGAAGATCACGCCATTTTCCGGGATGATTGGTCCAAAGAGGAAGGAAATACCTTCACCAGCAGCTGCAACAATCTCATTCACTCGATTAGTGATCCAGTTGAGGGCCGCTCTACCAAGCTCCCATTTTAACGCAATAAATGCCAATAGAATTTGAATAATGAGCCCGCCTAAAACGGTTCGAAGCTTAATTTTTCGTTTAGCGTTTGAAAAAATATAAGCAATAAGTAGCAAAATGATGATGCCACCAATACCCCATATATATTGCATGTAAATCTCCTTTCTTCGTGGGTGCAATTTATCTCATTTCTTGGTAATCTTATGTTGTCCAAAGAAAGGGATTATATAAAAAAAATTAAGTAGCTATTTTCAAACTAAAACAGTCATTTAAGAGCATTTAATAATTTGGAGAGGAAGTAAAAAAATGAAAATTAGAAGAACTGTAATAGAAGAGAAGGAAAGTAAAGTATTTTTATACGAAAATCGAAAGGAATTTTTCTTTCTAGTAGCACTACCAGATTATCATTGGTCTGATATTGTTACGTATGAAGACAGTCATGGAGATATATTAGAAAGAATGAAGCAGCACTTTCCTATGAAATTACAACCAGATACGATAGAAAGTGTAGCAAGTCAAATCTACCAATGGACAAGGGAGATGTGACCATGGTGAAATGGTCATCTCCAGTCTTCTGGAGGATTTTTAAGTAAAAGATGTTCTGCCTGAATGAAACCCCCGTCCTGTAACAAAGTAGTTCCCACCTTTCCTTTATTATCATAGAACAATAGTGTGTAGGCTGAATTAGGTTGTAGTTGTACTTGTGGAAGTGATACAACTAGTTGATGATTGCCAGTCCGTACTTCTAATGGATAATCTCCCGGTTCAATCGCTGCGTATTCTGTTGGGGTTTTATAGGTACCAGCTTGAATAATTTTTTCACCTCGGATATAAAGGTGTAATTTAGATCCCCTAGGTAGAAGGTGCAGTAGCCTCAGTTGTGTTTTTCCTTTCTCAATATTTACTTGATCATCCAGTCGAAGGATATCAAGTAATTTTTGGTTATTTCCAAACAGAACTAAAGTAGATGGAAATTTATTGAATTCCATACTTTTTGATACTAAGGTCGTCTCCCGATCACGATGTGTTCGTTTTACTTCTATTAGATGGTACCCAGAAGTTAGTTTGATGTAATGACTCCCCTTCCTATTTGAAACATCTGAAATTGTCTTTTCCCCATCTATAAACAAATCTACTTGACCGGAAATATATGTTGTCGACAGAAATCTAAAAGTGGCTACTGAACTAGATGAGTAAATAGGTGGACTAGGAGCAAAAACTAAAGAGAAAATGAGTGCCACGTTTATCAAAGGTCTACGCAAAGTGAAGTCCTCCTTCCAATTCGATAGTTTAGTTAGTTTGGCACTTTTTTTATTTTTATAAACATCTGGAGGAGTAGTGTGGATTGGTATTGTGCCCTGATGAGAAGAGAAAAGTTTAAAGAGGGAACGCAAACCGGAGAAACGAGCCCTGGTAAGAAGAGAAATGCTAAGAGAGGGAACGCAAACCGGAGAAACGTGCCCTGGTAAGAAGAGAAACGTTAATAGAAGGAACGCAAACCGGAGAAACGAGTCCTGGTAAGAAGAGAAACGCTAAGAGAGGGAACGCAAACCGAAGAAACGAGCCCTAGTGAAAAGAAATACGTTAAGAAAGGGAACACAACCCCCAAAAACGTCAAAAAAGAGTACACTCACATTAGAAAAAAAGAGCATTTATAACAGCTAGATGGTAGTATAGTATTTGTTTGATATTTGTAGAAAAGGTTCTACCGATTATTTTTCAGTGAAGCTAAAGACTTATCGTC
Above is a genomic segment from Bacillus carboniphilus containing:
- a CDS encoding YueH family protein, producing MKIRRTVIEEKESKVFLYENRKEFFFLVALPDYHWSDIVTYEDSHGDILERMKQHFPMKLQPDTIESVASQIYQWTREM
- a CDS encoding DUF4397 domain-containing protein → MRRPLINVALIFSLVFAPSPPIYSSSSVATFRFLSTTYISGQVDLFIDGEKTISDVSNRKGSHYIKLTSGYHLIEVKRTHRDRETTLVSKSMEFNKFPSTLVLFGNNQKLLDILRLDDQVNIEKGKTQLRLLHLLPRGSKLHLYIRGEKIIQAGTYKTPTEYAAIEPGDYPLEVRTGNHQLVVSLPQVQLQPNSAYTLLFYDNKGKVGTTLLQDGGFIQAEHLLLKNPPEDWR